A window of the Egibacter rhizosphaerae genome harbors these coding sequences:
- a CDS encoding branched-chain amino acid transaminase, translated as MQGTAYFDGEFIDLREAKVSVRSHAFNYGISVFEGIRGYWVEAAGEVRIFRLEDHLRRMVSSAKLLQMNDFQDVEWLTQTCCDLIRRGDFRENVYLRPILYKDAPDGLGVRLDRAPDAFLAYLFPQGDYVPADRPLRVGVGSWRRLDDNAIPARGKIGGAYVNAALAKTEAVQRGYDECVMLTQAGTVAEGSTENIFLVDQSGKLVTPTTTDDILVGITRDTVMHLARQELDLEVEERVVDRSELYRASEVFLCGTGAEIAAAGEIDERQVGTGKIGPVTQRLRELYAEAVRGQLAGYEEWNTRVTLPRGEPG; from the coding sequence GTGCAGGGTACCGCCTATTTCGACGGCGAATTCATCGATCTCCGGGAAGCGAAAGTCAGCGTCCGGTCACACGCGTTCAACTATGGCATCAGTGTTTTTGAGGGTATACGCGGTTACTGGGTGGAAGCAGCCGGGGAGGTCCGAATCTTCAGACTTGAGGATCACCTCAGGCGCATGGTCAGCTCGGCAAAATTGCTGCAGATGAACGACTTCCAAGACGTCGAATGGCTCACCCAGACGTGTTGCGATCTTATCCGCAGAGGTGACTTCCGAGAGAACGTCTACCTGCGTCCCATCCTGTACAAGGATGCACCGGATGGGCTCGGAGTGCGCCTCGATCGTGCCCCCGATGCGTTTCTGGCCTATCTGTTCCCGCAAGGAGACTACGTTCCCGCGGACCGACCGCTGCGCGTGGGCGTCGGGTCGTGGCGACGGCTTGACGATAACGCCATCCCAGCGCGAGGAAAGATCGGCGGCGCGTATGTGAACGCGGCGTTAGCAAAGACGGAGGCTGTGCAGCGAGGGTATGACGAGTGCGTGATGCTGACACAGGCCGGCACAGTCGCTGAGGGCAGCACCGAGAACATATTCCTCGTTGATCAGTCCGGGAAGCTTGTTACACCGACAACAACGGACGACATCCTCGTCGGGATCACGCGCGACACCGTCATGCATCTAGCGCGGCAGGAACTCGACCTCGAGGTAGAGGAACGCGTGGTGGACCGCTCTGAGCTGTATCGGGCCTCAGAGGTGTTTCTGTGCGGGACTGGGGCAGAGATCGCTGCCGCGGGCGAAATTGATGAGCGCCAGGTGGGGACGGGGAAAATCGGACCTGTGACCCAGCGCTTGCGCGAACTCTATGCGGAGGCGGTTCGCGGACAACTTGCGGGCTACGAGGAGTGGAACACGAGGGTGACCCTGCCGAGGGGGGAGCCTGGCTGA
- a CDS encoding metal-dependent hydrolase family protein, whose product MLLRNFNLLDVLSGEIREGWSLQVEDGRIFWIGEEDRVPGAGEPVDLGGATVMPGLINCHVHLSYGGEADPSTRVNRGAGEEALVAARHACQTLNGGVTTVRDCGSPTRAATVVREAVSRGRLAGPRVLSSGRLITMTGGHGHWTGVEVDGADGVRTMVREEIKHGADWIKFAASGGVLTPGTLLGAPSFTAEEMAAGVEAAAFLGRRVAAHAIGTEGIKNALRAGVTSIEHGSYLDAEAIEMMLERDATHVPTLSAYYNVIHHGVEGGVPQEAVNKAAGAHEDNRNSLVRSLEAGVNVAVGTDAGTPFNSHGGVALELELMVDAGASPLQALQSGTINAARNLGIESFCGSIEKGKSADLLVLDRSPFEDLNVLREPRAVMVAGSWAPPCDTPEGPLGLLGT is encoded by the coding sequence ATGCTGTTACGCAACTTCAATCTGCTTGATGTCCTTTCAGGCGAGATCCGGGAAGGGTGGTCGCTGCAGGTCGAGGACGGGCGAATTTTTTGGATCGGGGAAGAGGACCGCGTGCCGGGGGCCGGCGAGCCAGTGGACCTCGGCGGGGCAACAGTCATGCCGGGACTGATCAACTGCCATGTGCACTTGAGCTACGGCGGTGAGGCAGATCCGAGCACGCGGGTGAACCGTGGCGCCGGGGAAGAAGCGCTCGTGGCGGCCCGACACGCTTGTCAGACCCTCAATGGTGGAGTGACGACGGTAAGGGACTGCGGGAGTCCAACGCGGGCGGCGACCGTGGTGCGGGAGGCGGTTTCCCGCGGAAGACTGGCGGGGCCGCGCGTACTGTCGAGCGGACGCCTGATCACCATGACCGGCGGCCACGGACATTGGACCGGGGTCGAGGTGGACGGTGCCGACGGTGTGCGAACCATGGTGCGGGAGGAGATCAAGCACGGGGCGGATTGGATCAAGTTCGCCGCGAGTGGGGGAGTGCTGACTCCCGGCACGCTCCTTGGCGCCCCTTCCTTCACTGCGGAGGAGATGGCCGCGGGCGTCGAAGCGGCGGCCTTCTTGGGGCGGCGAGTCGCCGCCCACGCAATCGGCACCGAGGGGATTAAGAACGCGCTTCGAGCGGGCGTCACCTCGATCGAGCACGGCAGCTACCTCGACGCCGAGGCGATCGAAATGATGCTGGAGCGGGACGCCACGCACGTGCCGACCTTGTCGGCCTACTACAACGTGATCCACCACGGCGTCGAGGGCGGAGTACCACAAGAGGCCGTCAATAAGGCAGCGGGGGCCCATGAGGACAACCGCAACAGCCTCGTTCGGTCGTTGGAAGCGGGGGTCAACGTAGCCGTCGGAACGGATGCGGGGACGCCCTTCAATTCACACGGAGGGGTCGCCCTGGAACTGGAACTGATGGTCGACGCGGGCGCTTCCCCACTGCAGGCCCTGCAGTCTGGGACCATTAACGCTGCGCGCAACCTCGGGATCGAGTCCTTCTGCGGCTCCATCGAGAAGGGCAAGTCGGCAGACCTGCTGGTCCTCGACCGCAGCCCCTTCGAGGACTTGAACGTGCTCAGGGAGCCGCGCGCTGTGATGGTCGCCGGTAGTTGGGCGCCGCCCTGCGACACCCCCGAGGGCCCGCTGGGTCTGCTGGGAACGTAA
- a CDS encoding FAD-dependent oxidoreductase — MTAPVILAVDDDPTVRSAVEADLRDHYAEHYRVVGASSGDEALHALRRLRARDDPVALLLADQRMPGMTGVELLQHAVELYPDAKRALLTAYADTEAAIAAINDAGVDHYLLKPWHPPEERLYPVLDDLLETWRPPPLVADLRVIGHRWSPASHAVRQLLARNLVPYRWLDLEREPEATTLLELVGEDTAGLPVVVLGDGNAMSRPGLPELAQAVGLKVQAERATYDLVVIGAGPAGLAAGVYGASEGLSTLVVDQISAGGQAGTSSRIENYLGFPAGLSGADLTMRAHQQASRFGAEILTPVCAVRIDRVDPYRIVRLDDGSEVTASGVVVATGVSYRTLQVPGVEGLTGAGVYYAAGRSEALDHEGGEMFVIGGGNSAGQGAMFLTNHAAHVTLLVREPSLAGTMSRYLQEQLESADNLSIRYGTVVTEVKGSDHLEALVLAGGDGTTETVPADALFVFIGMAPRTDWVQPVVATDPAGFLLTGLEVGVRPQGWNVARQPLQLETSAPGVFAAGDVRAGSIKRVASAVGEGAMAVRFVHEHLANL; from the coding sequence ATGACTGCGCCCGTCATCCTCGCCGTCGATGACGATCCGACCGTGCGCTCGGCCGTCGAGGCGGACCTTCGGGACCACTACGCGGAGCACTACCGCGTCGTCGGGGCCTCCTCCGGTGACGAGGCACTTCACGCCCTGCGCCGGCTCCGCGCCCGCGACGACCCGGTAGCCCTGTTGTTGGCCGACCAGCGGATGCCGGGCATGACCGGGGTGGAGCTGTTGCAGCACGCGGTCGAGTTGTACCCGGACGCCAAGCGTGCCCTGCTCACCGCCTACGCCGACACCGAGGCGGCGATCGCGGCGATCAACGACGCCGGCGTGGACCACTACCTGCTCAAGCCCTGGCATCCCCCCGAGGAGCGGCTCTACCCGGTGCTCGACGACCTTCTCGAGACGTGGCGACCGCCGCCGCTCGTGGCGGACCTACGGGTCATCGGCCACCGCTGGTCTCCCGCCTCGCACGCCGTGCGACAGCTGCTTGCCCGCAACCTCGTGCCCTACCGTTGGCTGGACCTGGAGCGGGAGCCGGAAGCGACGACGCTCTTGGAACTCGTTGGCGAGGACACCGCCGGGCTGCCGGTGGTCGTGCTGGGCGATGGCAACGCGATGTCCCGGCCCGGGTTGCCCGAGCTCGCGCAGGCGGTCGGCCTGAAGGTGCAGGCGGAGCGGGCCACCTACGACCTCGTGGTCATCGGCGCGGGACCGGCCGGGCTCGCGGCGGGAGTGTACGGGGCCTCCGAGGGCCTGAGCACGCTGGTGGTCGATCAGATCTCCGCCGGGGGACAGGCGGGGACGAGCTCCCGCATCGAGAACTACCTCGGCTTCCCGGCAGGGCTCTCCGGAGCGGATCTCACGATGCGCGCACACCAGCAGGCCTCCCGGTTCGGTGCGGAGATCCTGACCCCCGTGTGCGCGGTGCGAATCGATCGCGTCGACCCCTACCGCATCGTGCGACTCGACGACGGCAGCGAGGTCACGGCCTCTGGCGTGGTCGTGGCCACCGGGGTGAGCTACCGCACGCTGCAGGTACCGGGCGTCGAGGGGCTGACAGGTGCCGGCGTGTACTACGCGGCCGGCCGGTCCGAGGCGCTCGACCACGAGGGCGGCGAGATGTTCGTGATCGGCGGGGGCAACTCGGCCGGGCAGGGGGCGATGTTCCTCACCAACCACGCCGCGCACGTGACCCTGCTCGTCCGCGAGCCGTCGCTGGCCGGCACGATGTCGCGCTACCTGCAGGAGCAGCTGGAGTCCGCGGACAACCTCTCGATTCGCTACGGCACGGTCGTCACCGAGGTGAAGGGCAGCGACCACCTCGAAGCGTTGGTCCTCGCGGGCGGCGACGGGACGACCGAAACCGTGCCGGCGGACGCGCTGTTCGTGTTCATCGGCATGGCCCCCCGCACCGACTGGGTCCAGCCCGTCGTCGCCACGGACCCGGCCGGGTTCCTGCTCACGGGTCTGGAAGTGGGTGTGAGGCCGCAGGGGTGGAACGTGGCGCGGCAACCCCTCCAGCTCGAGACCAGCGCCCCCGGGGTCTTCGCGGCGGGGGACGTGCGCGCGGGCTCGATCAAGCGCGTCGCGAGCGCGGTGGGTGAGGGAGCGATGGCGGTCCGGTTCGTGCACGAGCACTTGGCGAACCTGTGA
- a CDS encoding sensor histidine kinase: MSATQSTRALRGSELLEALPQDLLDELASQGTRSRVEAGAIVLEEGAVADAMFVVVEGELEAHKRVGGSWVAVGTVGPGELVGELGLVSGQPRSVRIQATVPSVLVRIDAVALDAVLAHPGAARVALATATRRRETQELLLREHGRMATLGTLTAGLLHELNNPAAAVHRAVTRLSDVLDAEERASAALVAAGESGLRSRLAVLVEGARRSPEQGPLAQAEAEETLRRFLDQRGVARAWVPASALAAAGITAEHLTMLDGTEPATVDRAVAWLAARADRARLLDEAATGVERVTEIVGAVKRYAHHDEAPVQDVAVHDGLEAALTLLRHKVGAGIAITRDYAATLPWIEGHPGDLNGVWTNLLDNAIDAVGEKGEVTIATRAIDDGVEVKIIDDGPGIPPDRLDRVFDPFYTTKPVGAGTGLGLATARAVVVEGHRGGLEIESHSGRTAVIVTLPGSRSRVSSADDGREQARSGDG; the protein is encoded by the coding sequence GTGAGCGCTACCCAGAGCACGCGGGCCCTGCGCGGCTCCGAACTGCTCGAGGCGCTGCCCCAGGATCTGCTGGACGAGCTCGCCTCCCAGGGCACGAGGAGTCGAGTGGAGGCGGGGGCGATCGTGCTCGAGGAGGGCGCTGTCGCGGACGCGATGTTCGTCGTGGTGGAGGGCGAGCTCGAGGCGCACAAGCGAGTGGGTGGCTCATGGGTCGCGGTCGGCACGGTCGGGCCCGGTGAGCTCGTCGGTGAACTCGGGCTCGTCTCGGGTCAGCCCCGGTCCGTGCGGATCCAGGCGACGGTCCCGTCGGTCCTGGTGCGGATCGACGCCGTCGCCCTCGACGCCGTCCTCGCGCATCCCGGCGCCGCCCGGGTGGCGTTGGCCACCGCGACACGACGGCGCGAGACGCAAGAACTCCTGTTGCGCGAGCACGGTCGCATGGCGACCCTCGGGACGCTCACCGCCGGACTCCTGCACGAACTGAACAACCCCGCGGCGGCGGTCCACCGCGCCGTGACCCGCCTGTCCGACGTCCTCGATGCCGAGGAGCGGGCGAGCGCCGCGCTGGTCGCGGCGGGTGAGTCGGGGTTGCGTTCACGCCTCGCCGTCCTCGTGGAGGGCGCCCGTCGCTCGCCCGAGCAGGGCCCGCTCGCGCAGGCCGAGGCAGAGGAGACGTTGCGTCGGTTCCTCGATCAGCGGGGTGTCGCCCGGGCGTGGGTGCCCGCTAGCGCCCTCGCCGCCGCCGGGATCACGGCGGAGCATCTGACGATGCTGGACGGCACGGAGCCCGCCACGGTCGACCGGGCGGTGGCATGGCTCGCGGCGCGCGCCGACCGGGCACGCCTGCTGGACGAAGCGGCGACCGGCGTCGAGCGGGTCACCGAGATCGTCGGGGCGGTCAAACGCTACGCGCACCACGACGAAGCGCCGGTGCAGGACGTCGCGGTCCACGACGGCCTGGAGGCGGCCCTGACGCTGCTGCGGCACAAGGTCGGGGCGGGGATCGCGATCACGCGGGACTACGCGGCGACCCTGCCATGGATCGAGGGTCACCCCGGCGACCTCAACGGCGTGTGGACGAACCTGCTCGACAACGCGATCGACGCGGTCGGCGAGAAAGGAGAGGTCACGATCGCGACGCGGGCGATCGATGACGGCGTCGAGGTGAAGATCATCGACGACGGTCCAGGGATCCCGCCCGACCGGCTCGACCGTGTCTTCGACCCCTTCTACACGACCAAGCCGGTCGGGGCCGGGACCGGCCTCGGCCTGGCGACCGCGCGAGCGGTGGTCGTCGAGGGACACCGGGGCGGACTCGAGATCGAGTCGCATTCCGGTCGAACCGCCGTCATCGTGACGCTGCCCGGATCGAGGTCGCGGGTTTCATCTGCCGACGACGGGCGGGAACAGGCGAGGAGCGGCGATGGCTAG
- a CDS encoding NAD(P)-binding domain-containing protein yields MGRHGSHKYGPTRHHRIDGRSLRSRSCWRRGSSGQDWCSSPSREFSFLHAMPACLPYRRAVGMKWVAYYPGNTHEGLVDSTGIVVLNDYETGHPKAILDGMWITFARTAACAAVFARYLTARRNPQSLALLGAGGLARWSLAMLSEEFTSLSEVRVTSRSRESRDSFCKELAPLGAWNLRSCETAEEAVKDAEIVVSAIVPHATPPFRAEWLAPGSLLIALDHLHAWDSRTFIEASRLIGDAEQFLVNAAPNYGLDWGSLGGYGDIGAIAAGAMAAREPDESRLVGIPTGKASIDIALAADLLTRNGASGRLAVDLGPRQVGH; encoded by the coding sequence GTGGGAAGACATGGAAGCCATAAATATGGCCCCACGAGACATCATCGAATTGACGGAAGAAGTTTACGTTCGCGATCATGCTGGCGACGTGGAAGTTCCGGACAAGATTGGTGTTCATCCCCCTCGAGAGAATTCTCATTCCTCCACGCGATGCCCGCGTGTCTGCCGTACCGGCGCGCGGTCGGGATGAAGTGGGTCGCGTACTACCCGGGGAACACCCACGAAGGGTTGGTGGACTCCACTGGGATAGTCGTATTGAACGATTACGAGACGGGGCATCCGAAGGCAATCCTGGACGGCATGTGGATTACGTTCGCGCGAACCGCAGCGTGTGCAGCAGTTTTTGCCCGGTATCTCACAGCACGGCGGAACCCCCAGAGCTTGGCCCTGCTTGGCGCCGGCGGTCTGGCTCGTTGGTCGCTCGCCATGCTTTCTGAGGAGTTCACTTCGCTGAGTGAAGTGCGGGTCACCTCGAGGAGTAGGGAGAGCCGAGACTCCTTCTGCAAGGAGTTGGCACCGCTAGGGGCCTGGAACCTGCGGTCGTGCGAAACGGCCGAAGAGGCGGTGAAGGATGCCGAGATTGTGGTCAGCGCCATCGTGCCGCACGCGACGCCACCGTTTCGGGCGGAGTGGTTGGCGCCCGGCTCTCTCCTAATTGCGCTCGATCACCTCCATGCGTGGGATAGTAGAACCTTTATCGAGGCCTCCCGCCTCATAGGGGACGCCGAGCAGTTCCTGGTCAACGCTGCTCCAAACTATGGTCTGGATTGGGGGTCCTTGGGTGGCTACGGCGATATAGGCGCAATCGCGGCGGGGGCAATGGCGGCACGGGAGCCCGACGAGTCACGTCTCGTCGGAATACCGACTGGTAAGGCGAGCATCGACATCGCGCTGGCTGCGGATCTCCTCACACGTAACGGAGCCAGCGGTCGGCTCGCGGTGGACCTCGGGCCGAGACAGGTGGGGCACTGA
- a CDS encoding M24 family metallopeptidase, translated as MDEYETRLENVRREMHAQALDGLLVMGPEDLYYLTGYRSMGYFAHQVLIVRPSGEPLMLSRVLEQRMYLANSWSQRYHAYGDDENPIEATIEALRGEGLGAGNRLGVPLGSKHLSPVDAVKLQDAMPGAEWVDATGLVARLRSTKSDREIEYIRQAASFTRTAFRAAAEAAAEGKTENDLAAAFLGSMIAEGSEKPASGPLVGSGPRSSYGHSSWEGRPLERGDLIFLEGGGCVRRYHAGAMRTIAIGEPSEQARALEEGSRAAATAAVEALKPGATSGDVDKACRDAVAELGLSEHFRHRTGYSIGMGFNNWIDGFSLRPAGDEEIKSSMVFHVVPFLSTPDFAVALSETVLVSPEGGERVVALPPELIVR; from the coding sequence ATGGACGAGTACGAAACCCGCCTCGAGAACGTCCGCCGCGAGATGCACGCACAAGCGTTGGACGGTCTGCTCGTCATGGGGCCCGAGGACCTTTACTACCTCACTGGTTACCGCTCGATGGGCTACTTCGCCCACCAGGTGCTGATTGTGCGGCCGTCCGGGGAACCGCTCATGCTTTCAAGGGTCCTCGAGCAGCGGATGTACCTCGCCAACTCGTGGAGTCAGCGCTACCACGCGTACGGGGACGACGAGAATCCGATTGAGGCGACCATTGAAGCTCTCCGCGGTGAAGGGCTCGGCGCCGGGAATCGGCTTGGTGTGCCGCTCGGGAGTAAGCACCTATCTCCTGTGGACGCCGTCAAGTTGCAGGACGCCATGCCGGGCGCGGAATGGGTTGACGCGACCGGACTCGTGGCCCGCCTGCGGTCCACCAAGTCCGACCGGGAGATTGAATACATCCGCCAGGCAGCGAGTTTCACCCGAACTGCGTTCCGGGCCGCCGCCGAAGCTGCAGCGGAAGGGAAGACGGAGAATGACCTGGCAGCAGCCTTTCTCGGCTCCATGATTGCAGAGGGTAGTGAGAAACCAGCTAGTGGCCCGCTGGTCGGGTCAGGCCCCCGTTCGTCGTACGGCCACAGCTCTTGGGAAGGTCGGCCCCTTGAACGTGGCGACCTGATCTTCCTGGAAGGGGGGGGCTGTGTCCGTCGCTACCACGCAGGTGCGATGCGCACCATCGCCATTGGCGAGCCCAGCGAGCAGGCCCGCGCATTGGAGGAAGGCAGTCGCGCCGCCGCGACGGCTGCGGTGGAGGCGTTGAAGCCCGGCGCGACATCCGGAGACGTCGATAAGGCGTGTCGCGACGCTGTTGCTGAACTCGGCTTAAGTGAACACTTCCGCCACCGCACCGGATACTCAATAGGGATGGGCTTTAACAATTGGATCGACGGGTTCAGTCTCCGTCCCGCCGGTGACGAGGAGATCAAGTCCAGTATGGTTTTCCACGTCGTCCCGTTCCTCAGTACTCCGGACTTCGCAGTAGCGTTGAGCGAGACAGTACTAGTAAGTCCCGAGGGCGGTGAGCGAGTGGTCGCCTTGCCTCCTGAGCTCATTGTTCGGTAA
- a CDS encoding alpha/beta fold hydrolase, translating to MVRRSAWVAGLLLAGVLGLLALVIGVGVVTDRPTDTVVTIDRDLPEVVTFLEAERALMDHHDVDYTEYAVTVEDPALRVRVLEVGEGPPVLVLPPAAGEAARLAPLLGQLEGYRFLLVNLPGGGASDGIDLRAVDQRPMARATLDAVYAHFGLDEVPVVGASVGGTWALWYALDRPERVSAVGQLGVPVAVEGTVVPPALVVLGIPGVDRIAAATVMVSDAPSDAADSFEEAFGHPNGTAQRLPAAALEFEHAVQRLPTYALTWRSLAQDSLRMAGFGGWATTVEIRSDELGELKSPVLLVWPSEDPFGGPAVGEELAGLLPDARLHIAGTGHLPWLDDAEGVAELLDRFLDASGPAAGPDASRRWPTAGSSTASSTASASAVDQRRNRRGSTAAATSPPSASGAPAHPWPGRTRRPTRIPDATLDRGLINCQISNWDSRD from the coding sequence ATGGTGCGTCGCAGCGCGTGGGTGGCGGGGCTGCTGCTGGCCGGTGTGCTCGGCCTCCTGGCCCTGGTGATCGGGGTGGGCGTGGTCACGGACCGACCCACCGACACGGTGGTGACGATCGACCGCGACCTCCCCGAGGTGGTGACCTTCCTCGAGGCGGAGCGCGCCTTGATGGACCACCACGACGTGGACTACACCGAGTACGCGGTCACGGTCGAGGACCCGGCGCTGCGCGTCCGGGTGCTCGAGGTCGGCGAGGGACCGCCGGTACTGGTCCTGCCCCCCGCGGCGGGGGAGGCGGCTCGCCTGGCCCCCCTGCTCGGTCAGCTGGAGGGCTACCGGTTCCTGCTCGTCAACCTCCCGGGTGGCGGAGCCAGCGACGGTATCGACCTGCGGGCGGTCGACCAGCGCCCGATGGCTCGCGCCACGCTCGATGCCGTGTATGCCCACTTCGGCCTGGACGAGGTCCCCGTCGTCGGGGCTTCTGTCGGCGGGACCTGGGCGCTGTGGTACGCCCTCGACCGTCCCGAGCGCGTGAGCGCCGTCGGGCAGCTCGGGGTGCCCGTGGCCGTGGAAGGCACGGTGGTGCCTCCCGCGCTCGTCGTGCTCGGCATACCGGGCGTGGACCGGATCGCTGCCGCGACGGTCATGGTCTCGGATGCGCCGTCCGACGCCGCCGACAGCTTCGAGGAGGCGTTCGGCCACCCCAACGGGACCGCGCAGCGGCTGCCTGCGGCGGCCCTCGAGTTCGAGCACGCCGTGCAGCGACTGCCGACGTACGCGCTGACGTGGCGCAGCCTCGCCCAGGACAGCCTTCGCATGGCCGGGTTCGGTGGTTGGGCGACCACGGTCGAGATCCGTTCGGACGAGCTGGGTGAGCTCAAGTCCCCCGTCCTGCTCGTGTGGCCCTCCGAGGATCCGTTCGGTGGCCCCGCGGTCGGCGAGGAGCTCGCGGGCCTCCTTCCGGATGCCCGCCTGCACATCGCGGGCACCGGGCACCTGCCGTGGCTCGACGACGCCGAGGGGGTAGCCGAACTCCTCGACCGTTTCCTCGATGCCTCGGGGCCCGCGGCTGGGCCTGACGCGTCGAGACGGTGGCCGACGGCCGGCTCCTCGACGGCCAGCTCGACCGCCTCGGCTAGTGCAGTCGACCAGCGGCGGAACCGTCGTGGATCAACTGCTGCGGCGACATCTCCGCCGAGCGCTTCCGGAGCTCCAGCGCATCCCTGGCCTGGCCGAACGAGACGACCAACACGCATCCCAGACGCAACCCTTGACAGAGGTTTGATCAACTGTCAGATTTCAAATTGGGACTCGCGAGACTGA
- a CDS encoding DsbA family protein has translation MRRSPPGAIRGWGSPWQLHDLMLSRQDRLARNDLLAYAGELGLDVDRVTCELSEGTHRPRVREDVRSGVASGVAGTPTLFLGGERRDDLVDAYRLMSEIEDRLGPVT, from the coding sequence GTGCGGCGCTCGCCACCGGGGGCTATTCGGGGCTGGGGGTCGCCTTGGCAACTGCACGACCTGATGCTGAGCCGCCAGGACCGGCTTGCGCGCAACGACCTCCTCGCCTATGCGGGCGAGCTGGGGCTGGACGTCGACCGGGTCACCTGCGAGCTGTCCGAGGGGACGCACCGGCCGCGGGTCCGCGAGGACGTGCGCAGCGGCGTCGCCAGTGGCGTCGCCGGAACGCCGACGCTCTTCCTTGGCGGGGAACGACGCGACGACCTTGTTGACGCGTACCGGCTCATGAGCGAGATCGAGGACCGCCTCGGGCCGGTCACCTGA
- a CDS encoding alpha/beta fold hydrolase, with the protein MVSAGTVRFCRLPDGSRVAYASAGTGPPVVMVPGWLCHLEESWSHHAAASARTKLARSHRFVWYDRLGCGLSDRDGFELSIENDVAQLTAVLDAAGIGSADLIGYSFGAPPAALFAARFPDRVRRLVFYSGFARGTAMMPRESLEALQQLIRTDWSMASQLLATRLLPNASSRDLRWFSRFQRVAAEPEMAALLLAHTWEMDVRDVLPDIRCPVLVAHDREDQTIPATASEEIAVLVPGAEFHLFEGNEHDPFIRDAGSVVEAILAFVEGRPIPSGAAPRPDGAVLTPREQEVLRQLAAGATNQQIASALRIRTKTVERHVTNLYRKLGAGGRADATRHAVAMELVPGEPSA; encoded by the coding sequence ATGGTCTCCGCCGGCACGGTCCGGTTCTGTCGCCTCCCCGATGGCTCGCGGGTGGCGTACGCCTCCGCCGGTACCGGCCCGCCGGTGGTCATGGTGCCCGGGTGGCTGTGTCACCTCGAGGAGAGTTGGAGCCACCACGCTGCGGCCAGCGCACGAACCAAGCTGGCGCGATCCCACCGGTTCGTCTGGTACGACCGCCTGGGCTGCGGCCTGTCGGACCGCGACGGGTTCGAGCTGTCGATCGAGAACGACGTCGCGCAGCTGACCGCCGTACTCGACGCCGCCGGGATTGGCTCCGCAGACCTGATCGGCTACTCCTTCGGCGCGCCGCCCGCCGCGCTGTTCGCCGCGCGCTTCCCGGATCGGGTGCGCCGCCTCGTGTTCTACTCCGGGTTCGCGCGGGGGACGGCGATGATGCCCCGCGAGAGCCTCGAGGCGCTCCAGCAGCTCATCCGGACCGACTGGTCGATGGCCTCGCAGCTGTTGGCCACCCGGCTCCTGCCCAACGCCTCCTCCAGGGACCTGCGGTGGTTCAGCCGCTTCCAGCGCGTCGCGGCCGAGCCGGAAATGGCGGCGCTCCTCCTCGCCCACACCTGGGAGATGGACGTACGGGACGTGCTGCCGGACATCCGCTGTCCGGTCCTGGTGGCACACGACCGGGAGGATCAGACAATACCGGCGACGGCCAGCGAGGAGATCGCCGTGCTCGTGCCGGGCGCCGAGTTCCACCTGTTCGAGGGCAACGAGCACGACCCGTTCATTCGCGACGCCGGGTCGGTGGTCGAGGCCATCCTCGCCTTCGTCGAGGGGCGACCGATCCCCTCTGGTGCGGCGCCGAGGCCGGATGGCGCCGTGCTGACCCCGCGTGAGCAGGAGGTGCTGCGCCAGCTGGCCGCGGGCGCCACCAACCAGCAGATCGCCTCGGCGCTGCGGATCCGGACGAAGACCGTCGAGCGGCACGTCACCAACCTGTACCGAAAGCTCGGCGCCGGCGGGCGCGCCGACGCGACCCGCCACGCGGTCGCGATGGAGCTCGTCCCCGGCGAGCCTTCGGCCTGA